TGATGGACGTCACACTTATACTCCTCATACTGCTTCACTCGCGCACGATCACCACTTCATCGATGTTGGGAAGTATCTCGCCGCCGGCCGTTCGTTCGATCGTCTGCCATGAGAAAGAATTGTCGTCGATCTTCTTGATGATATTCGTCATGGTGGCCTTTCGACCGTCGGCCAGAATGCCATGATTGCGAACATACCAGCGATCTTTCTTGTTCTCCCAAGTCGCTTCGGCAAAACCGCCATCGGAATCAAACGTCCATGAGCGGAAGATCTTTGCCTCCGGATCCCAGCCAATTATCTGCATTCCCGACAATTCGATTTCATCTCCCACGATGACCGTGTAGGAACGAGTCAAGAAATTCCGGTTCTTCGTCCAGTTGCACACAGTTTCGATGGTCGCGTTGTCGTCATCGTCCTTATCGACCCAGCTTCCCACCATCCACTCGAGCACTTTCAGTTGCTCATAATGCGAAGGGACTTCCTCCTTCGCCTGGTCCGTGACACGGTCGAGCAGCCATTGCTCGTCTCGCCTCACGTAGACGGCGGTGTAGGGGACTTCCTCCGGCTCGTTTTTGCCGATCGTTTCCACCGACGTCCCTTGTTCGACCGCAACATTTGGTGAAACGAATCGAATCGATTCGGTGTTGACCGTCATCTTCGAGTCGGGCTGGTCCTTGAACAGGGCGGTGAATCGCTGGGCGATCTCATCGCGGCCCGAAACTTCCTCGCCCGTGACACGGTCGATATAGATGGCGTCAGGCGACCAATAGTTGGCCAGCGCCTGGGCGTCATGCTTGTTGAATGCCTCGACATATCCGGCCACCATCTTGCCGATGGCCGCCTCGGAGGCCGATTGATCCGACCCGGCGGCGAGCGCCCGCGACTGGGCCACAGTCAAGAAGACGAGCAGCCCGAAGAGAAGCCGTTTCATGGAAGCTCTCCTGTCAGGTGAGTTTGAATCCAACAGTAAACAGCGCCCTCATCATAGCGGAGTGTGCGCTGAGAAACATCCGTCGGCGAATTTTTTAGCGGCGTTCGGCTAACGGACGGCGCCTGCCCTGAAAGCTGTATTGACTTTCCTGCGACGCGATCGTTTCTTCCGAGCGACTTCAAAAGCAATCGACACCGTCGGCTCCTGCCGGCAAGTTGCATTGCCGGTGTCACTGCCGGATAATCGATCGGACTAGGCTGCTGTTCAGCCACATGCGTGCGACTCGGAACCGCTGGACGAAGGTGCCATGAACGAAGCACATCTGCTCGACGGTTTTCCGCTCTGGTGCCTGTTCGTGGCGACGGTGACGGTTGTCGCCCTCTCGGTCGAGGCCGGCTTTCGGCTTGGCCGTTTCCGCCGGCAGGGTTCGGACGCGGAGAAGGAAGTTCCGGTCGGGGCGATTGCCGGGGCGACGCTCGGTCTGCTGGCGTTTGTGCTTGCGTTCACGTTCGGCCTGGCGGCCTCGCGGTTCGATGCTCGCCGGCAGGTCGTACTCAAGGAATCCAACGCTATTGGCACGTGTTATCTTCGCGCCGGCTTGCTGCCCGCGCCCCACGCCGCTGCCGCCCGCAAGCTCCTGCGCGATTATGTTGAAGTGCGCCTGCGGGCCGCTGAATCGGGCAATCTCGATGAGGCCATGGCCAAGTCGGACGAGCTGCACAACGCAATTTGGTCGCAAGCGACTGAAGCTGCCAACAAGGACCCGCGCTCGATCGTCACGGGACTTTTCATCCAGTCGCTAAACGAGGTGATCGACGTGCATTCGGAGCGGGTCTTGATCGCCGTGCGGAGTCGCATTCCCGCAGCCGTTTGGCTGGGGCTGTATTTCGTCGCAGTGTTCGCGATGGCAGCCCTCGGATATCACGAGGGACTAACCGGATCGCG
This genomic stretch from Pirellulales bacterium harbors:
- a CDS encoding SgcJ/EcaC family oxidoreductase codes for the protein MKRLLFGLLVFLTVAQSRALAAGSDQSASEAAIGKMVAGYVEAFNKHDAQALANYWSPDAIYIDRVTGEEVSGRDEIAQRFTALFKDQPDSKMTVNTESIRFVSPNVAVEQGTSVETIGKNEPEEVPYTAVYVRRDEQWLLDRVTDQAKEEVPSHYEQLKVLEWMVGSWVDKDDDDNATIETVCNWTKNRNFLTRSYTVIVGDEIELSGMQIIGWDPEAKIFRSWTFDSDGGFAEATWENKKDRWYVRNHGILADGRKATMTNIIKKIDDNSFSWQTIERTAGGEILPNIDEVVIVRE